From a single Vibrio toranzoniae genomic region:
- the pgsA gene encoding CDP-diacylglycerol--glycerol-3-phosphate 3-phosphatidyltransferase: protein MRLNIPNILSLLRLFLIPVFVVVFYLPYEWAPFAAAMVFWVAGFTDWLDGMLARKLGQTSRFGAFIDPVADKVLVATALILITEHYHSIWITIPAVTMIGREIIISALREWMAEIGKRASVAVSWVGKVKTVSQMFALWVLIWRYDDWMVWVGYITLYAATLLTYWSMAQYLMAAKDDLLDEKHH from the coding sequence ATGCGTTTAAATATACCTAACATTTTGTCCTTACTGCGACTATTTCTGATTCCCGTTTTCGTTGTGGTTTTTTACTTACCTTATGAATGGGCTCCCTTTGCTGCTGCAATGGTTTTTTGGGTGGCGGGCTTCACTGATTGGCTAGATGGCATGCTGGCACGCAAGCTTGGACAAACCTCTCGCTTTGGTGCATTTATTGACCCTGTCGCTGACAAGGTACTTGTTGCGACTGCTCTTATTCTTATTACTGAACATTACCACTCAATTTGGATTACTATTCCAGCGGTAACCATGATTGGTCGCGAAATTATTATTTCCGCGCTTCGAGAATGGATGGCGGAAATCGGCAAACGTGCAAGTGTTGCTGTGTCTTGGGTTGGTAAGGTGAAAACAGTTTCTCAAATGTTCGCGTTATGGGTACTTATTTGGCGCTATGACGATTGGATGGTTTGGGTTGGTTATATTACGCTCTATGCTGCAACGCTTCTAACTTACTGGTCTATGGCACAATACTTGATGGCCGCCAAAGATGATTTGTTAGATGAAAAACATCATTGA
- a CDS encoding pyridoxal phosphate-dependent class III aminotransferase, producing the protein MNSFKGTFMTTAFEADINTIANSFSTMVPIVEGTYDLTPDAILLEQEQHESDVRSYPRRLPIAIKRACGALVEDTRGQLFLDCLAGAGTLSLGYNHPEINQALKDQLDSGLPYQTLDITTQAKETFIKRVKAFLPQDFSDNSVLQFCGPSGADAVEAAIKLAKQTTGRNTMFAFRGAYHGMTNGTMGMMGNLGTKERRSGLMSDVHFMPFPYNLRCPFGIGGEAGANASIRYIERMLNDDESGIMKPAAMIVEPVQGEGGVIPAPASWLQGLRRICDEHGILLIFDEIQCGVGKTGHRFAFEESGVNPDILCLSKAIGGGLPMSLLVFDKSIDTWKAGEHTGTFRGNQLAMVSGAKALEIIERDGLVEHANIAGQYLRHGLEKIQSRVSCIAEVRGKGLMLGAEIKQSNGELNKFGEPESDGELTLAIQRAALERGLMVEKGGRDGSVIRFLPPMIISFEQIDFALRVMEEAIIAVGGGVQQDQASSEQANQEWNKHFIHTGLGGSDEFANVMNQTTQAMKAVFEQVETPYSGLEPKVLEAAIKAVDLDNNQHALVDVVDSTADLVAANSIFVQHPDCIAHLHTPPLMASVAAESIIAALNQSMDSWDQASAATYVEQRVVDWMCDKYQLGDQADGVFTSGGTQSNLMGLLLARDWVADKHNGHSIQKLGLPEYASKLRILCSNKSHFTVQKSASLLGLGESAVCCVETNANGTIKPDLLDAEIKALKAQGLIPFAVVGTAGTTDHGAIDDLDAIADIASKQALWFHVDSAYGGALILSSHKARLQGIEKADSVSVDFHKLFYQTISCGAVLLKDKANFKYLLHHADYLNREHDELPNLVDKSIATTKRFDALKVFMTMQSVGPKQLGDMYDHLLEQTLEVADLIQNQVDLELLAEPSLSTVLFRSKPNNKQSANDELDLDKLNQTLRLEALTRGVAVLGETVVDGKSALKFTILNPCLKTSDFKSLINKIQTLATELAEQQG; encoded by the coding sequence ATAAACTCATTCAAGGGGACTTTTATGACTACTGCCTTTGAAGCCGATATCAATACTATCGCAAATTCATTTTCAACTATGGTTCCTATCGTAGAGGGCACTTACGACCTAACACCTGACGCTATTTTGCTCGAGCAAGAACAGCATGAGTCGGATGTTCGTTCTTACCCAAGACGCCTTCCTATTGCTATTAAGCGAGCATGTGGTGCCTTAGTTGAAGATACTCGTGGCCAGCTCTTTCTCGATTGCCTAGCCGGTGCAGGTACACTTTCTTTGGGTTATAACCACCCAGAGATTAACCAAGCACTCAAAGACCAACTCGATTCCGGTCTGCCATACCAAACTCTTGATATCACGACTCAAGCAAAAGAGACGTTTATCAAGCGAGTTAAAGCTTTTCTTCCTCAAGATTTTTCAGATAACTCGGTTCTTCAATTCTGTGGCCCGTCAGGTGCTGATGCTGTTGAAGCGGCAATCAAGCTTGCTAAGCAAACCACAGGTCGTAATACCATGTTTGCTTTCCGTGGTGCTTACCATGGCATGACTAACGGTACCATGGGCATGATGGGTAACCTCGGCACTAAAGAACGTCGTAGCGGCTTGATGTCTGACGTGCACTTTATGCCTTTTCCATACAACCTACGCTGTCCGTTTGGCATTGGCGGTGAAGCGGGTGCTAACGCGAGCATTCGTTACATTGAACGCATGTTGAATGACGACGAGTCAGGTATCATGAAACCAGCCGCGATGATCGTAGAGCCTGTGCAAGGAGAGGGTGGTGTGATTCCGGCTCCTGCTTCTTGGTTACAAGGCCTACGTCGCATCTGTGATGAGCACGGAATCCTACTTATTTTTGATGAAATTCAGTGTGGTGTGGGTAAAACTGGTCATCGATTCGCATTTGAAGAGTCGGGTGTTAACCCTGATATCCTATGTTTGTCTAAAGCGATCGGTGGCGGACTGCCTATGTCGCTGCTGGTATTCGATAAGAGCATCGATACATGGAAAGCGGGTGAGCACACGGGTACTTTCCGTGGTAACCAACTGGCAATGGTGTCTGGCGCTAAAGCGTTGGAAATCATCGAACGTGATGGTTTGGTTGAGCACGCGAACATTGCAGGCCAATACCTACGTCACGGGTTAGAGAAGATTCAATCTCGCGTGAGCTGTATTGCTGAAGTACGTGGTAAAGGCCTAATGCTTGGCGCTGAGATCAAGCAATCAAACGGCGAGCTCAACAAATTTGGTGAGCCGGAATCTGACGGCGAACTCACCCTAGCGATTCAACGCGCAGCATTAGAGCGTGGTTTGATGGTCGAGAAGGGCGGTCGTGATGGCTCTGTGATTCGCTTCCTACCACCGATGATTATCTCTTTCGAGCAGATAGACTTTGCACTGCGCGTGATGGAAGAAGCCATTATTGCGGTAGGCGGAGGTGTTCAACAAGATCAAGCTTCAAGTGAGCAGGCAAACCAAGAGTGGAACAAGCATTTCATTCACACCGGCCTAGGCGGTAGCGACGAATTCGCAAACGTAATGAACCAAACCACTCAAGCAATGAAAGCGGTGTTTGAGCAGGTTGAAACGCCATACTCAGGTCTAGAACCAAAAGTGCTAGAGGCAGCAATCAAGGCTGTCGACCTAGACAACAACCAACACGCTTTAGTTGATGTTGTGGACAGCACTGCTGACTTAGTTGCAGCTAACTCTATCTTTGTGCAACATCCTGACTGTATTGCACACCTTCACACTCCTCCTCTTATGGCATCAGTCGCTGCGGAATCAATTATCGCGGCCCTGAACCAATCAATGGATTCATGGGACCAAGCATCTGCTGCGACTTATGTTGAGCAGCGTGTGGTGGATTGGATGTGTGACAAATACCAACTTGGCGATCAAGCGGACGGCGTTTTCACCAGTGGCGGCACGCAAAGTAACCTAATGGGTTTATTGCTTGCGAGAGACTGGGTTGCGGATAAGCACAATGGTCATTCTATCCAAAAGCTTGGCTTACCAGAATACGCGAGCAAGCTTCGTATCTTGTGCTCAAACAAATCTCACTTCACGGTTCAAAAATCCGCTTCACTACTTGGTTTAGGCGAGAGCGCGGTGTGCTGTGTTGAAACAAACGCTAATGGCACCATCAAACCGGATTTATTAGACGCAGAAATCAAAGCACTCAAAGCTCAAGGCCTGATTCCTTTTGCGGTAGTGGGTACGGCAGGGACAACCGATCACGGCGCTATCGACGACCTTGATGCGATTGCAGACATCGCAAGCAAACAAGCCCTTTGGTTCCATGTCGACAGTGCTTACGGTGGCGCGCTTATCTTAAGTAGCCACAAAGCTCGTTTACAAGGCATCGAAAAAGCGGATTCTGTGAGTGTCGATTTCCACAAGCTTTTCTACCAAACAATCAGCTGCGGCGCGGTGTTGTTGAAAGACAAAGCGAACTTTAAGTACCTTCTGCATCACGCAGATTACCTAAACCGTGAACACGATGAGCTGCCGAACTTAGTCGACAAGTCTATCGCGACGACCAAGCGTTTTGATGCATTGAAAGTCTTCATGACGATGCAAAGCGTTGGGCCAAAGCAGTTGGGCGATATGTACGACCATCTTCTTGAGCAAACGCTAGAAGTAGCAGACCTGATTCAAAACCAAGTTGACTTAGAGCTACTCGCGGAACCTTCACTATCAACAGTGCTGTTCCGATCTAAGCCGAACAATAAGCAGTCAGCAAACGATGAGCTAGATTTAGACAAACTGAATCAAACGCTAAGACTGGAAGCCCTGACTCGTGGTGTTGCGGTGCTTGGTGAAACGGTCGTGGATGGTAAGAGCGCGCTTAAATTCACTATCTTGAACCCGTGCTTAAAGACATCAGATTTCAAATCTCTAATTAACAAAATTCAAACTCTAGCCACTGAGCTAGCAGAACAACAAGGGTAA
- a CDS encoding carboxynorspermidine synthase: MAILQIGAGGVGWVVAHKAAQNNEVLGDITIASRTIAKCEQIIESIKGKNNLKDSTKKLEARAVNADDVDALVALINEVKPDLVINAGPPWVNMAIMEACYQAKVSYLDTSVAVDLCSEGQQVPQAYDWQWGYGEKFAEAGITGILGAGFDPGVVSVFAAHAVKHLFDEIDTIDVMDVNAGDHGKKFATNFDPETNMLEIQGDSFYWENEEWKQVPCHSRMLEFDFPNCGSHKVYSMAHDEVRSMKEFIPAKRIEFWMGFGDAYLNYFNCMRDIGLLSPDPLTLHDGTVVQPLHVLKALLPDPTSLAPGYTGLTCIGTWVQGKKDGKERSVFIYNNADHEVAYEDVEHQAISYTTGVPAITAALQFFRGEWADKGVFNMEQLNPDPFLATMPEIGLDWHVQELEPTAGLPLIHTLK, from the coding sequence ATGGCTATTCTACAAATTGGTGCAGGCGGCGTTGGTTGGGTTGTTGCACATAAAGCAGCACAAAATAACGAAGTACTGGGTGATATCACAATCGCTTCTCGCACAATCGCGAAGTGTGAACAAATCATCGAATCGATTAAAGGTAAAAACAACCTTAAAGATTCAACTAAAAAACTAGAAGCTCGCGCAGTAAATGCTGACGATGTTGATGCACTTGTTGCTCTGATTAACGAAGTGAAACCAGACCTAGTCATCAACGCTGGTCCTCCTTGGGTAAACATGGCGATCATGGAAGCGTGTTACCAAGCAAAAGTATCTTACCTAGATACATCGGTAGCGGTTGATCTATGTTCTGAAGGCCAACAAGTACCACAAGCTTATGATTGGCAATGGGGTTACGGTGAGAAGTTCGCTGAAGCTGGCATCACAGGTATTCTTGGTGCGGGTTTCGATCCAGGTGTGGTTTCTGTATTTGCAGCGCACGCGGTTAAGCACTTGTTCGATGAGATCGATACGATCGACGTAATGGACGTAAACGCAGGCGACCACGGTAAGAAGTTTGCGACTAACTTTGACCCAGAAACCAACATGCTTGAGATTCAAGGCGATTCTTTCTACTGGGAAAATGAAGAGTGGAAACAAGTACCTTGTCACTCTCGTATGCTTGAGTTTGATTTCCCTAACTGTGGCTCTCACAAAGTGTACTCAATGGCGCACGATGAAGTTCGTTCAATGAAGGAATTCATCCCAGCTAAGCGCATCGAATTCTGGATGGGCTTTGGTGATGCTTACCTGAACTACTTCAACTGCATGCGTGATATCGGCCTTCTAAGCCCAGATCCACTAACACTGCACGATGGTACTGTGGTTCAACCTCTTCATGTTCTTAAAGCACTACTACCAGATCCAACGTCTTTGGCTCCGGGCTACACAGGTTTAACGTGTATCGGAACTTGGGTTCAAGGTAAGAAAGACGGCAAAGAGCGCAGCGTGTTCATCTACAATAACGCAGACCACGAAGTGGCTTACGAAGACGTAGAGCACCAAGCGATCTCTTACACTACGGGTGTTCCTGCAATCACGGCTGCACTTCAGTTCTTTCGTGGCGAATGGGCTGATAAAGGCGTGTTCAACATGGAGCAGCTAAACCCAGACCCGTTCCTAGCAACCATGCCGGAAATCGGTCTAGATTGGCATGTTCAAGAGCTAGAGCCTACAGCTGGTTTACCTCTGATCCACACTTTGAAGTAA
- the nspC gene encoding carboxynorspermidine decarboxylase, with the protein MQNNELKTPYFMINEDKLITNLEKAKQLKEISGVKLVLALKCFSTWGVFDIIKPYLDGTTSSGPYEVKLGHETFGGETHAYSVGYSEDDVREVADICDKMIFNSQNQFEAYRHIVEGKASLGLRLNPGVSYAGQDLANPARQYSRLGVQADHIKPEIFDEINGVMFHMNCENKDVDAFIGLLDSISEQFGEHLDKLDWVSMGGGVFFTWPGYDIEKLGLALKAFSEKHGVQMYLEPGEAIITKTTDLVVTVVDIVENVKKTAIVDSATEAHRLDTLIYNEPASVLEASENGSHDYVIGSCSCLAGDQFCETSFDEPLKIGQKLHLLDSAGYTMVKLNWFNGLKMPSIYCERSNGDVQKLNEFGYEDFKRSLSQWSVK; encoded by the coding sequence ATGCAAAACAATGAACTAAAAACGCCTTATTTCATGATCAACGAAGACAAGTTGATTACGAACTTAGAGAAAGCCAAGCAGCTGAAGGAGATTTCAGGTGTGAAGTTGGTATTGGCACTTAAGTGTTTCTCGACATGGGGTGTGTTTGACATCATCAAGCCTTACCTCGATGGCACGACCAGCTCTGGTCCATACGAAGTGAAACTTGGCCACGAAACCTTTGGCGGTGAAACGCACGCTTACAGTGTGGGTTACAGCGAAGATGACGTGAGAGAAGTCGCGGATATTTGCGACAAGATGATCTTCAACTCACAAAACCAATTCGAAGCTTACCGTCATATTGTTGAGGGCAAAGCGTCTCTGGGTTTGCGTCTAAACCCGGGCGTGAGCTACGCAGGACAAGACTTAGCAAATCCTGCGCGTCAATATTCTCGCTTAGGTGTTCAAGCTGACCATATCAAACCTGAGATCTTCGATGAGATTAATGGCGTGATGTTCCACATGAACTGTGAGAACAAAGACGTCGACGCATTTATCGGCCTGCTTGATTCAATCTCAGAGCAGTTTGGTGAGCACTTAGATAAGTTAGACTGGGTGAGCATGGGCGGTGGTGTGTTCTTCACATGGCCGGGATACGACATCGAGAAACTTGGCCTTGCACTAAAAGCCTTTTCTGAAAAGCACGGCGTGCAGATGTACCTTGAACCGGGTGAAGCCATCATCACTAAAACAACAGACTTAGTTGTGACAGTGGTTGATATCGTTGAGAACGTGAAGAAAACGGCGATTGTGGATTCAGCAACCGAAGCACACCGTCTTGATACGCTTATCTACAATGAACCAGCATCGGTATTAGAAGCGTCTGAAAACGGCAGTCATGACTACGTTATTGGTTCGTGTTCATGTCTGGCGGGTGATCAGTTCTGTGAAACAAGCTTTGATGAGCCGTTGAAGATTGGTCAAAAGCTTCACTTGTTGGACAGTGCGGGTTACACCATGGTGAAATTGAACTGGTTCAATGGTTTGAAGATGCCATCGATCTACTGTGAGCGCAGCAATGGCGACGTTCAAAAGCTGAATGAGTTTGGCTATGAAGACTTCAAACGTTCATTATCACAATGGTCGGTTAAGTAA
- a CDS encoding glycine cleavage system protein R encodes MNSTFIVNFIGKASPATIKQLAAVTHENDGKWLISKVNFIEDQVAGVLKVELPAINESIVKEAFSANPDLIVQFVDSDHSHNVQDTIHHLRLDSNDRAGIVNEVTHVLDRQGISILDMDCHRVFIAGGGGVSSSLFTSKIAVKLPIEVQIEDVVNELETLSEDTRVIIEG; translated from the coding sequence ATGAACAGTACATTTATCGTAAACTTTATCGGAAAAGCATCACCAGCAACAATCAAGCAACTTGCTGCGGTTACTCACGAAAACGACGGAAAATGGCTCATCAGTAAAGTGAATTTTATTGAAGACCAAGTCGCGGGTGTACTCAAAGTTGAACTTCCAGCCATCAACGAATCGATTGTTAAAGAAGCCTTCAGCGCTAATCCGGATCTCATCGTGCAATTTGTCGATTCAGACCATTCACACAATGTCCAAGACACGATACATCACCTTAGACTCGACTCGAACGACCGAGCAGGTATCGTCAACGAAGTAACACATGTATTGGATAGACAAGGAATCAGCATTCTAGATATGGACTGCCACCGAGTCTTTATCGCTGGCGGCGGCGGTGTAAGCTCAAGCCTATTTACTTCCAAGATAGCGGTTAAGCTGCCAATCGAAGTTCAGATCGAAGACGTAGTGAATGAGCTAGAAACGCTTAGCGAAGATACTCGAGTGATAATTGAAGGTTAA